gttacgttacagccttattctaatattgattttttttaaacctcatctacacacaataccccataatgacaaagcaaaaacagctttttgaaatttttgtaaatgtattgcattaaaaaatatatatcacatttacataagtattcagaccctttactttattgaagcacctttggcagcgattacagccctgagtcttcttgggtatgatactacaagcttggcacacctgtatttggggagtttctcccattcttctctgcagatcctctcaagctctgtcaggttggatggggatcgtagctgcacagctattttcaggtctcttcagagatgttcgatcgggttcaagtccgggctttggctgggcctctcaaggacattcagagacttgtcccaaagccaggtttcctccagacgtgacgcttggcattcaggccgaagagttcaatcttggtttcatcagaccggagaatcttgtttgtcatggtctgagagtcctttaggtgccttttgacatgtgcgttttactgaggagtggcttccgtcttgccactttaccataaaggcctgattggtggagtgctgccgagatcgttgtccttctggaaggttctcccatctccacagaggaactctggagttctgtcagagtgactttcgggttcttggtcacctccctgaccaaggcccttctcctccgaatCGTCAGTttagccaggcggccagctctaggaagagtcttggtggttccaaatgtcttccatttaagaatgatggaggccactgtgttctaggAAGACTACAATGGTGCAGATAATTtctggtacccttctccagatctgtgcctcaacataatcctgtctcggagctctatggacaattcctttgacctcatggcttggttttggtttgacatgcactgtcaagtgttgaaccttatatagacaggtctgtgcctttccaaatcatgtccaatcaattgaatttacaaccggtggactccagtcaagttgtagaaacatctcaaggattatcaatggaaacaggatgcacctgagctcaattttgagtctcatagcaaagggtctgaatacttatgtaaaaaaagtattttataatttctttacatttgcaaaaataatcTAAAAAcgtattttcgctttgtcattatggggtattgtgtagactgatgaggatgtattttatttaatccattttagaataaggctgtaacataacaaaatgtggaaaaagtcaggggtctgaatactttccgaatgcactgtaagtgccttgctcaaggaaacATCAAAAGATTTTTCACATAGTAAGCTCAGGGATTTCAACCTCAACCTGTCGGTAACTGGCCCAGTGCTCGTAACtgttaggctacctgccacccttatGACAGATTTGTAACATGCTATGTTCCTGCTCCACAATGTTTGTTTTGATCCCTCTCAAGTGGAGTGCAGTGTACTTAATAATATACATGTGAGCAGGTGTTGTAGCCATGCTCACCTCCTCATAAGGGTGCTCTCTAGCGGGCctctgagtagggaaggagagatcCATGAAGTCCACCAGATAGTTGTAGCCATTGTCTATCAGAATGAAGTCCTCATCTGTCTCAATGACCTTAAATACATATTACAAACAACAGTTAGGCTATGTTTAGTTGGAATTCAAACAATTTGTGTTATTCACTTACCTGCAGTTATGATAAATACCATATAACTAGAATATGAATAACCAGAATAACCAGAATCAATAAACAGAATCTAAAGAATTACCAGAATCTAAAAAGAAAGTAGCATAAGAATGAGAAGAATTGGAAAAGAGTTGTTCTAATTTCAACCCTCGAACCCACTAGATTTgggttaaaaatgtatttttatttttcaaattgattgaacatgcctggcacaatggaaccaagGGTCATAGTCCCTAAAGTGTCAACCCTGCCCATCTGGCAATCCAAGCAGCCAAAATCAGCTGCTCCAAGGGCAGTTTCCTGGAcatagattaagcctagtcctggacccCCCAAAAAATTTGATAGAGATTCTCCATTTTTTATTCAGGAATAGGCTTAGTCTGTGTCCGTGAGAGCATCCGTACATGTTTTAAACATTCCagagatctacagagagagaggaagtgaatgAAAGGGGTCGCGTTCAGTCGGTACAAAACCGAGAAACGTTTTAAAATGGAGATTGTCGATTGATAGATTGTCCAATAATAATTATAAATGTCCTTGTATGTTTTACTGCCTACTGAAAGCGAGTCAGGAGTAGCCAGGAGTGTATTCCTAAATTGCAGACTGTTGCAAAAAGTTTGGTCTAAACCGTTTAGTCCAAACGGAAAACAATTTGCAATGAAaacaagtttctattggacaaattcaggctTCTGTTTGGTTCCAAGACTAAACGGTAATCgatttctgttgaaaaacgttttgcaacagtcAGCGACTAATGAATCCACCCCAGCAGTCAGCTTGTAGATGTGCAGTAGAGCACTAAGAGCTGTGAGGACTTTTATATGGACAACAATATTTACCCGGACAACTAGATTGTAGTTTTTAAACCCTGCCCAGATGTAATAAAATTGGATCCAGCTTTTATGTTTAAATATCTCAGCGGTGATGGCCCTGTTCAGTTCATCCACGTACAAATCAAAGTCCCAACTGTCCTTATAGATGTTTGTCCCGGACGGAGGGTCGGTGATGGCTTTCCTGTGGTTATAGTCAAGTCATACATGATTTAAAATGCATGTTCCCTGGGTTACAACATTAAAAATGAATGAAATAATGTAGGAAAAAACAGAATGTAGAAAGAGAACATAATGGTAGACAATGTAGGGAAGTGGGGTAATAATGGCAGACTATGTAGGGAAGTGATGTAATAGTGGTAAACAATGTATGGAAGTGAGGTAATAATGGCAGACAATGTAGGGAAGTGAGGTAATAATGGTAGACAATGTAAGGAAGTGATGCAATAATGGTAGACAATGTAGGGAAGTGATGTAATAATGGTAAACAATGTAGGGAAGTGAGGTAATAATGGTATTGACAACAGAGGGAAACATCAACCACCAAAATGTGATTTGTGATTATTGATGACTGTTGGCATTTCTATGGAGTATGGACTGATATGAcagacatggacacacacacgatTTGCTGATTGATGAGCAATCCTACCGGCTGGGGCTCATCAGAGCCAGGGCCAGATCGAGCACAGCGCCTGGCTTTGGTGTCCATGTTGTTATGCCTGGAGCGCTCTTCTTGATCAGGGCATTGAGCTCATCCGCGTTGTTTTTCGTGTTAGTTTCCTTAATGTACCTGTCAGTTAACTTATGTCAGTTGTCAATGTCAAGTTGGGATGCAACTTATATTGAGTGACTGAAATTGAAGCAATAAGAGGAGTCAAAACCTAACCTGAACTAGAACGGAACTTGTACACAAAAGAGTAAACGTTTTGTGATACCTGTCTGAGGGATGTGCTTCCACAAAGTAACCGGCAAACGGGCAGTAGATCTTGGGCTGCAAGGACTTTACCAGCTGGGCCTTGTAGTTCATGAGCTTCTTCCTTTCATTCTTGATGAAATCGGCTTTCCAGCTCTCTGCAGGGAGAAACcgacactagtcaatgactgaaTCTCATGTGCTTTGAGgaggagataaggagagaggaaATACAATTGAGATTCACTCCTTGTGCAGGCAATAGCAAGGAAAACCCAAGGGAGCAATTAATTTCTCTGTTATTTGTGTGGCTGTCTGGCTGTACACTTGGATGCTGTATACCTGCCCACCTCACCTGTGTATTTTCCTCCACTGAAGGTCATGGGGAAGCCAGACGCCCCCCCAGCAAAGTCGCTCATCATCAGATCTACATTGTGGGGCAGTCGGCCGTAGTTTGGCCTGGTGCAGTCCACCGTGTTGAGGATCATATGACCTGGGTGGGAGAACCAGGATCAGATGCACCCGTCAAATGAGATAAGGTTGAGATAAGGCTTTGAGGTGCATTGTATGCCTACCAGGTGGCACTGGCATATACTTTTAATACTGAACTGACAATGACCTGAATCAGACAGGATGTGCACGTTCAATAAAATAATGAGGCTTAATATCCTGATGGAACCCATCTTTATATGGATGTATAATCTGTAGGTGGATAAAGTGGGATGAAAGTCAGAATGTGTGACCTGCCTGTGCttgtacactgactgtacaaaacattaggaacacatgctctttccgtgaaatagactgaccaggtgaatccaggtgaagggtatgatcacttattgatgtcacttgttaaatccactccaatcagtgtagatgaaggggaggagacaggttaaagaagtatttttaacccttgagacatggattgtgtatgcgtgtcattcagagggtgaatggccaagacaaaatatttaagtgcctttgaacggggtatggtagtaggtaccaggcacaccggtttgagtgtgtcatgaactgcagcgctgctgagtttttcatgctcaacagtttcccgtgtgtatcaagaatggatcACCCAAAAGaaatccatccaacttgacacaactgtgggaagcattggagtcaacatgggccagcatccctgtggaacgcttcgataccttgtagagtccatgccaataaagtctaattgaggttgttctgatggcaaaggggggtgcaactcaatattaggaaggtgttcctaatgtttcgtaCACTTTTATGAAAAGCAGACCCTTTTATGAAAAGTGACTTCCTGTGACTGCAGGAATCGAACCCAGGACTCTGATGAAGCTAGCACCATGTGCTCTTACAAAGGACATGATGACTACCTTTATATTCAACAATGATACAGGTGTCCATTTCGGGGTGCACTTCATCCTTCAGAATCATGAATCTGAGGTGCTCATCAATCTGACGGAGATAACAACAGGAGAAGGGCATTAAAGAAGAGCCTTTTGACAGAGGTTCCTTTATCGTATAAACTGTTCATTCAACGTGAGCTGTTAATGCTTACGTTTTGCCAAATGCCAAAGGGAACTACGTTGATATTTGTCAGCGGCACCTGTCTTTTCTCCAGCATCCTGTGACATGATTCAAATGAGGACAGCATAAACCCACTAAGGTGACACCCTCATTTGTTTTATGGTTGTAAAACCTTGTTAATGTGTGACATATACAGTTgctgtcggaagtttacatacactttagccaaatacatttaaactcagtttttcacaattcctgacatttaatgccagtaaaaattccctgtcttaggtcagttaggatcaccactttattttaagaatgtgaaatgtcagaataatagtagagagaaggatttatttcagcttttatttctttcgtcacattcccagtgggtcagatgtttacatacactcaattagtatttggtagcactgccttcaaattgtttaacttgggtctgtcacgatcgttgtctaaataagtggaccaaggcgcagcgtgagtagaattCCACATTTGATTTAATCGTGAAACttccaaaaaaacaacaaagatataACGAATGTGAATTGTGTAGCTCACAATGGcacaatacactcaattagtatttggtaacattacctttaaattgtttaacttgggtcaaatgtttcgggatagccttctacaagcttcccacaataagttgggtgaattttggcccatttctacTGACacagttggtgtaactgagtcaggtttgtagacctccttgctcgcacacgctttttcagttctgctcacacattttctataggattgagctcagggctttgtgatggccactccaataccttgacattgttatttttaagccattttgccacaactttggaagtatgcttggtatcattttccatttggaagacccatttgcgaccaagctttaacatcctgactgatgtcttgagatgttgcttcaatatatccacttaattttctttcctcatgatgccatctacttgtgaagtgcacaagtccctcctgcagcaaagctcctacacaacatgatgctgccacccgtgcttcacagttgggatggtgttcttcggcttgcaagactcctcatttttcctccaaaaataacgatggtcattatggccaaacagttctatttttgtttcatcagaccagaggacattaccaaaaagtacgatctttgtccccatgtgcagttgaaaaccgtagtctggcttttttatggcggttttggagcaatggcttcttccttgctgagcggcctttcaggttatgtcgatataggactcgttttactgtggatatagataattttcctgagcagtatgacggctgcgtggtcccatggtgtttatacttgcgtactattgtttgtacagatgaacgtggtaccttcaggagtttggaaattgctcccaaggatgaacctgacttgtggaggtctacatttttcttttgaggtcttggctgatttcttttgatttccccatgatgtcaagcaacaaggcactgagtttgaaggtaggccttgaaacacatccacaggtgcacctccaattgactcaaatgatgtcaaatagcctatcagtagcttctaaagccatgacataattttctggaattttccaagctgtttaaatgcacagtcaacttctgacccactggaattgtgatacagtgaattataagtgaaataatctgtctgtaaacaattgttggaaagattacatgtgtcatgcacaaaatagatatCCTAATTGACTTGCcacaactatagtttgttaacaagaaattttgggatggttgaaaaacaagttctagttactccaacctaagtgtatgtaaacctctgacttcaactgtacatatagacATATTAAACATCTGACTTATTATTTACATTATGTTCCTCATGTCATTTTTAGACGGCC
This is a stretch of genomic DNA from Salvelinus alpinus chromosome 11, SLU_Salpinus.1, whole genome shotgun sequence. It encodes these proteins:
- the LOC139533280 gene encoding cytidine monophosphate-N-acetylneuraminic acid hydroxylase-like, producing MTAQSSKTVLSLDSEAVFSLKDGINFKRSPDDGKCYIIYKENGELKACKNQCKHQGGLFIKDIEDLDGRMLEKRQVPLTNINVVPFGIWQNIDEHLRFMILKDEVHPEMDTCIIVEYKGHMILNTVDCTRPNYGRLPHNVDLMMSDFAGGASGFPMTFSGGKYTESWKADFIKNERKKLMNYKAQLVKSLQPKIYCPFAGYFVEAHPSDRSLRQMRTSF